GAGTTCTCCACTCGGATCCGCTGCCGTCCGGAAAAGCATATCCCGGACTCGGCCGCGCCCCTTTCCCGACAGTCCGGCCGCATTGCCCCGAAAACCGGGAAATCGCCCGATTCCCCTCTCAGCGTCCTGTCAGAAAATCCGGCTACGCTCACCGGAGTTCAGCGGGTGAAAAGACGGGAAATCCATGGGCGCCGCACGCGGCACGGAATTGCGGCTGTTGCTGTTCGCGGTGGCGCTCACCTGGTGCGCGCTCCTGCTCGTCGACGCCGACGCGTTGCAGCGCATCGATTCCTCGGTCCTCACCTACGGCGCGTCGTTCACCGCGGTGATGGCGGTGGCGCATTTCGCGGTCCGCCGCTGGGCCCCGCACGCGGACCCGCTGATCCTGCCGAGCACCGCGCTGCTGAACGGGATCGGCCTGGTGATGATCCACCGGATCGATCTGGGCTTGGCCGAACAGGCGGCGGAGAAGGGCAAGCAGTACTCCGCGGTGGCCGGCCAGCAGGTGCTGTGGACCGTGGTCGGCGTCGCGTTGTTCGTCGGCGTGCTGGGGTTCGTGCGCGACCACCGGGTGCTGACCCGCTACGGCCACCTCGCCGGACTGGCCGGGATCGTCGCGATCGTGCTGCCCGCGGTGCTGCCCGCCTCGATGTCCGAGGTCAACGGCGCGAAGGTGTGGATCAAGATCGGCGCAGCGTCGATCCAGCCCGGCGAGTTCGCGAAGCTGATGCTGATCGTGTTCGCTGCGACCTCGCTGGTGGCGAAACGGGACTTGTTCCGGGTCGCCGGGCGGAAAGTGCTCGGCGTCGAGCTGCCGCGAGCGCGCGACCTCGGCCCGATCGTGCTCGCCGCGCTGGGCTGCGTCGCGGTGCTGGCCTTCGAGAAGGAGCTGGGCGCCGCGCTGCTGTTCTTCGGGATCGTCCTGGTGATGATCTACCTGGCGACCGAGCGGGCGATCTGGGTGTTCGCCGGCCTGCTGATCTTCGTCGTCGGCTGCGTGCTGGCGTACTTCCTGTTCAACCACGTGCGCCAACGGGTCGCGAACTGGATGGACCCGCTGGCGACCTACGACCGGCCCGGCGGCGGGTACCAGATCGCGCAGGGACTGTTCGGGCTCGGCACCGGCGGCCTCGGCGGGACCGGTCTCGGCAACGGACGGCCGGACATCGTGCCGGAAGCGAACACCGACTTCATCACCGCGAGCATCGGCGAGGAGCTGGGTTTCCTCGGCCTGGCCGCGGTGCTGATGCTGTACCTGCTGATCGCCCTGCGGGGCATGCGGCACGCGCTCGCCGTCCGCGACAGCTTCGGCAAACTTCTCGGCGGCGGGCTCGCGTTCACCGTGGTGATGCAGATCTTCGTCGTCGTCGGCGGCGTGACGAAGCTGATCCCGGAAACCGGCATCACCGCGCCGTTCCTGTCGAAGGGCGGCTCGTCGTTGCTGGCGAACTACATCCTGGTGGCGTTGCTGCTGCGGATCTCCGACGCGGCAAGAAAACCGGCGACCGAACCGGTGAAGGCGATGCGCGCGCCGCTGGCGGACGCCGGGACGGTGCTCGTGCAGCGACCGCCGGTGCCGCCTCCTCCTCGCTGATACCGCGATGCCGGGCCGTGAAGGGAACATTGAGGGACTCTGAGTCCCTCAATGTTCCCTTCACGGCCGGGCCGGGGTCGTTTGCGAGGCCCCCGTCCGCACCGTCCTGGCAGCCGCGCGCGTCGTGGCCGGTTTCCCGGCGATCAGCGCTCCCGCAGCCGCGCGCTCGCCGTGGCCAGTTCTCCGGCGATCACCGCTTCCTCGCCCGACCGCAGCCGCCCGTCCGCGACCACGGTCCGGCCGCCAACGAACACCCGGCGCAACGGCGGCGTCGCGGCGAGCACCAGCGCCGCGACCGGGTCCTCGATCCCCGCGTAGTTCAGCCCGGTCAGGTCCCACAGGGCCAGATCCGCGAGCTTGCCCACCTCGACCGAGCCGAGCTCGTCCGCCCGGCCAAGGCAGCGGGCGCCGCCCATCGTCCCGAGCCACAGGGCTTCCCGGGTGGTCAACGCGGTCGGCCCGCCCCGCTGCCGGGCTTGCAGCAGCGCCTGGTGCAGCTCCTCGCCGAGCCCGCCGGACTCGCTCGACGCCGCGCCGTCCACGCCGAGGCCGACCGGTGCGCCCGCGTCCAGCAGGTCCCGCACCGGGGCGATCCCGGTGCCCAGCCGGCCGTTCGACGTCGGACAGTGCGCCGAGCCGGTACCGGTTTCGCCGAAGCGGCGGATCGCCGCCGGGGCGAGGTGGACGGTGTGCGCGAGCCAGACGTCCGCCGCGAGCCAGCCGAGCTTTTCCGCGTACTCCGCGGGGGTGCACCCGGTTTCGGCGAGGCATTGCTGTTCCTCGTCGCGAGTCTCGGCCAGGTGCGTGTGCAGCCGGACGCCCCGGCGGCGGGCCAGTTCCGCCGCGCCGGTCATCAGCTGCTCGGTCACCGAGAACGGCGAGCACGGCCCGACCGCGATCTGGAGGACGGCGCCGGGCGAGGCGTCGTGGTAGCGGTCGATCGCGGCCTCGGTGCCCAGCAGAGCGTCCTCTGTGGACTCGACCAACCGGTCCGGCGGGAGGCCGCCGTCCGATTCGCCGCGGTCCATCGAACCGCGGACCAGGTGCAGCCGCAGCCCGATCCGCTCCCGCGCGGCGGCGAGCGCGGCTACCTGGTCTCCGCCGTCGGACGGGAAAACGTAGTGATGGTCGGCGACGGTCGTGCAGCCGGTCAGCGCCAGCCGGGCCAGGCCGGCGGTACCGGCCGCGTGCGTGAGGTCCGCGTCGAGCTTGCCCCACACCGGGTACAGCGCGACGAGCCATTCGAACAAGGTGTGGTCGGCGGCCAAGCCCCGGGTCGCCCACTGGTACAGATGGTGGTGCGTGTTGACCAGGCCGGGAGTGACGAGACAGCCGGACGCGTCCACGCGCTCGTCGACCGGGCCGGGATAGCTGCCGGGACCGACCGCGGCGATGCGGTCGTCCTCGACGACGACGAACCCGGTGCGGTACTCCGGCCCGCTCACCGTCGCGATCGCGGCGTTCTCGACCACTGTCCTCATGCGACACCACACTTTCTCGCTGGACGGTCCAGTACACGCGCCCAGCCACCTGGCCGGCAACGGTGCGGTGCTACGAAAACCGGGGCGAAACCCCGCCGCCGCT
This sequence is a window from Amycolatopsis benzoatilytica AK 16/65. Protein-coding genes within it:
- a CDS encoding FtsW/RodA/SpoVE family cell cycle protein, whose product is MGAARGTELRLLLFAVALTWCALLLVDADALQRIDSSVLTYGASFTAVMAVAHFAVRRWAPHADPLILPSTALLNGIGLVMIHRIDLGLAEQAAEKGKQYSAVAGQQVLWTVVGVALFVGVLGFVRDHRVLTRYGHLAGLAGIVAIVLPAVLPASMSEVNGAKVWIKIGAASIQPGEFAKLMLIVFAATSLVAKRDLFRVAGRKVLGVELPRARDLGPIVLAALGCVAVLAFEKELGAALLFFGIVLVMIYLATERAIWVFAGLLIFVVGCVLAYFLFNHVRQRVANWMDPLATYDRPGGGYQIAQGLFGLGTGGLGGTGLGNGRPDIVPEANTDFITASIGEELGFLGLAAVLMLYLLIALRGMRHALAVRDSFGKLLGGGLAFTVVMQIFVVVGGVTKLIPETGITAPFLSKGGSSLLANYILVALLLRISDAARKPATEPVKAMRAPLADAGTVLVQRPPVPPPPR
- a CDS encoding 8-oxoguanine deaminase; the encoded protein is MRTVVENAAIATVSGPEYRTGFVVVEDDRIAAVGPGSYPGPVDERVDASGCLVTPGLVNTHHHLYQWATRGLAADHTLFEWLVALYPVWGKLDADLTHAAGTAGLARLALTGCTTVADHHYVFPSDGGDQVAALAAARERIGLRLHLVRGSMDRGESDGGLPPDRLVESTEDALLGTEAAIDRYHDASPGAVLQIAVGPCSPFSVTEQLMTGAAELARRRGVRLHTHLAETRDEEQQCLAETGCTPAEYAEKLGWLAADVWLAHTVHLAPAAIRRFGETGTGSAHCPTSNGRLGTGIAPVRDLLDAGAPVGLGVDGAASSESGGLGEELHQALLQARQRGGPTALTTREALWLGTMGGARCLGRADELGSVEVGKLADLALWDLTGLNYAGIEDPVAALVLAATPPLRRVFVGGRTVVADGRLRSGEEAVIAGELATASARLRER